From Sodalis glossinidius str. 'morsitans', the proteins below share one genomic window:
- a CDS encoding lysozyme → MNPELRNRLIKATAGGAIALATVLIQWHEGVLYTPYRDSGGVLSVCYGHTGAVAISSPVSATSLLDSDQKAAMAIVDANVTAPLTENQKAALASFVYNVARGAFARSTLLKKLNAGDRAGACDEMRCWKYVDGKVSKGLVNWRSVEREFCLKPL, encoded by the coding sequence ATGAATCCCGAGCTGCGTAACCGATTGATAAAAGCCACAGCAGGCGGCGCTATCGCATTAGCGACCGTGCTAATCCAATGGCACGAGGGCGTACTCTACACGCCATACCGGGATTCCGGCGGCGTGTTATCGGTCTGCTATGGTCATACCGGTGCGGTGGCGATATCGTCCCCGGTAAGCGCTACATCCCTGCTGGATAGCGACCAGAAAGCGGCGATGGCAATAGTCGATGCCAATGTCACTGCACCATTGACTGAGAACCAAAAAGCCGCGCTTGCCTCGTTCGTCTACAACGTGGCGCGCGGGGCGTTTGCGCGCTCGACATTGCTGAAGAAGCTAAACGCTGGAGACAGGGCCGGTGCCTGTGATGAGATGCGGTGCTGGAAGTATGTTGACGGCAAGGTCTCGAAGGGACTGGTCAATTGGCGATCAGTAGAGCGCGAGTTTTGTCTGAAGCCTCTGTAA
- a CDS encoding DUF2213 domain-containing protein, with product MGHVSNIRQGDDEPSGLLIADLIIKDEIAIEAIDSGLREMSCGYDAKYRQTGPGKAIQYQITGNHVALVPKGRAGIICSIETVSQ from the coding sequence GTGGGCCATGTCAGCAATATTCGCCAGGGAGACGATGAGCCGTCGGGGTTACTGATCGCCGACCTTATTATCAAGGACGAGATAGCGATAGAGGCCATCGATAGCGGCCTGCGAGAGATGTCCTGCGGCTATGACGCGAAGTACAGGCAAACCGGACCCGGTAAGGCAATACAGTACCAGATCACCGGTAATCATGTGGCTCTTGTCCCTAAAGGCAGAGCCGGAATTATCTGCTCGATAGAGACAGTTTCACAATGA
- a CDS encoding IS5 family transposase, translated as MAKQKFKITNWSTYNKALKQRGALTIWLDESAIVAWTEKTTPERRGRPLHYADMAITTVLMMKRVFGLSLSALQGFVDAIFKLMVLLLRCPDYSLISKRAKTVKISIKTPTRGEISPLVIDGTGLKVFGEGEWKVRQHGADRRRVWRKLHMAADSVTHEIICADLSLSGTTDAQALPALINQTQRKIREASADGAYDTRYCHDALLRKKIRPLIPPRGGAQYWPDRYHERNYAVANQHLSGSNDVWKKQVGYHRRSVAETAIFRFKTLMGDHLSLRDYDAQVGEAMAMVKALNKMTLLGMPNSIRIA; from the coding sequence ATGGCAAAGCAAAAGTTTAAAATAACCAACTGGTCCACTTACAACAAAGCTCTCAAGCAGCGCGGGGCTCTGACGATATGGCTGGATGAGTCGGCAATTGTTGCATGGACGGAAAAAACAACGCCTGAACGGCGTGGCCGGCCGCTTCACTACGCAGATATGGCTATCACCACTGTTCTGATGATGAAACGCGTGTTTGGCCTTTCGTTAAGCGCTTTACAGGGCTTCGTTGACGCCATTTTTAAACTGATGGTGCTGCTGCTAAGATGCCCAGACTACTCGCTGATCAGCAAGCGAGCAAAGACAGTTAAGATCAGCATAAAAACGCCTACCCGTGGTGAAATCTCACCTCTAGTCATTGACGGAACCGGCCTGAAGGTCTTTGGCGAAGGCGAATGGAAAGTCCGACAGCATGGTGCCGACAGACGGAGGGTGTGGCGTAAGCTGCATATGGCCGCAGACAGTGTAACGCATGAGATTATCTGTGCTGACTTATCGCTCAGCGGTACGACGGATGCTCAGGCCCTACCCGCTCTGATAAACCAGACCCAGCGGAAAATCAGGGAAGCGTCGGCTGATGGCGCTTACGATACCCGCTACTGTCATGATGCTCTGCTGAGGAAGAAAATAAGGCCTCTTATTCCTCCACGAGGTGGGGCGCAATATTGGCCAGACCGATACCATGAGCGTAACTACGCCGTTGCGAATCAGCATCTAAGCGGCAGTAACGATGTATGGAAAAAGCAAGTGGGCTATCATCGACGCTCAGTGGCTGAAACAGCGATATTCCGGTTCAAAACGCTTATGGGCGATCATCTAAGTCTGCGTGACTATGATGCGCAGGTAGGTGAGGCAATGGCGATGGTCAAAGCGCTTAACAAAATGACGCTGTTAGGAATGCCGAACAGCATCCGGATCGCGTAA
- a CDS encoding HNH endonuclease signature motif containing protein: protein MTEPRIYGSRWDKARRAFLARHPLCMMCQQQGKTVAATVVDHITPHKLKAALQSGNTVAIAQVQGLFWERRNWQPLCTLHHNATKQRMEKRGGGMGCDLQGMPL, encoded by the coding sequence ATGACCGAACCCCGCATCTACGGCTCGCGTTGGGATAAAGCCCGTCGTGCCTTTCTGGCCCGCCATCCGCTGTGCATGATGTGCCAGCAGCAGGGTAAGACGGTGGCGGCGACCGTGGTTGACCATATCACCCCGCACAAGCTGAAGGCGGCGTTGCAGTCGGGTAATACTGTGGCTATAGCGCAGGTACAGGGATTGTTCTGGGAGCGGCGCAACTGGCAGCCGTTATGTACGCTGCACCATAACGCCACCAAGCAACGCATGGAGAAGCGCGGCGGGGGAATGGGGTGTGACCTTCAGGGCATGCCTTTATAG
- a CDS encoding bacteriophage antitermination protein Q → MSYANGRTFRVPSSPVKAKQTRVKGKSAILMLEYDYSLVP, encoded by the coding sequence TTGAGCTATGCGAACGGGCGCACGTTCCGGGTGCCATCGTCGCCGGTAAAAGCGAAGCAAACGCGGGTAAAGGGCAAATCCGCTATTCTGATGCTGGAGTACGATTATTCTCTCGTGCCCTGA
- a CDS encoding bacteriophage antitermination protein Q — protein sequence MNIEWVRGRVKYALADTRQIRNGQLGNLAERTRIETSRFNRNPPRFLSYANGRMVRVPSSPVKAKQTRVKGKSAILMHEYDYYLVPSASSMRRYRRGYAYRYHAEQLKVVPYVWQKFIEQQPGRISGKVKQRLQRLALLAVQVVARITTPTPNWRI from the coding sequence ATGAACATTGAGTGGGTGCGGGGTCGGGTCAAATACGCGTTGGCGGATACTCGCCAAATCAGGAACGGGCAGTTGGGCAATCTGGCGGAGCGGACGCGGATAGAGACCTCACGTTTCAATCGTAACCCTCCGCGCTTCTTGAGCTATGCAAACGGGCGCATGGTTAGGGTGCCATCGTCGCCGGTAAAAGCGAAGCAAACACGGGTGAAGGGCAAATCAGCCATTCTGATGCATGAGTACGATTATTACCTCGTGCCATCGGCATCCTCGATGAGACGCTACAGGCGTGGATACGCTTACCGGTACCACGCTGAACAACTCAAGGTGGTGCCCTACGTCTGGCAGAAATTCATTGAGCAGCAACCGGGGCGTATTTCCGGTAAGGTGAAGCAGCGCTTACAAAGGTTGGCGTTGCTCGCTGTGCAGGTGGTCGCACGAATCACTACACCTACACCGAACTGGCGGATATGA
- a CDS encoding phage holin family protein, with protein sequence MTFLLNWIYRHKEYRFRRDWSVGGQ encoded by the coding sequence GTGACCTTCCTGCTGAACTGGATTTACCGGCATAAGGAATACCGTTTTAGAAGGGACTGGTCAGTCGGCGGGCAGTAG
- a CDS encoding bacteriophage antitermination protein Q translates to MWQKFIEQQPGRIFGKVKQRLQELTLLAVRLVEREIGGCPKRYTYAELANMVGVTVDNWRKWYQGFWREILELCTEIYSFSLQQLMKRKSDN, encoded by the coding sequence GTGTGGCAGAAGTTCATTGAGCAGCAACCGGGGCGTATTTTTGGCAAGGTGAAGCAGCGCCTACAAGAGCTGACGTTACTTGCTGTGCGGTTGGTGGAACGTGAAATCGGTGGTTGTCCGAAGCGCTATACCTATGCTGAACTGGCGAATATGGTGGGTGTGACAGTTGACAATTGGCGAAAATGGTATCAAGGGTTTTGGAGGGAAATTCTGGAGTTGTGCACTGAGATCTATAGCTTCTCATTGCAACAACTGATGAAGAGAAAATCTGATAATTAG
- a CDS encoding baseplate J/gp47 family protein gives MRLIEPNLFSLALICLDTLGLSATVTDSGITAPDYQTILQQLTGYFRQIYGRECYLSPDSKDGQMIAIYALALHDANNAVIAAYNSFSPMTSTGAALSNTVAINGITRHASGYSQADVLLTGQVGTVITHGSVSDRNGQTWRLPERVTFDTHGEARVTAVCTAAGNITAAPGDISDIATPTRGWQTVTNPAAATPGRPVERDSALRARQKKSVALPSRTVLDGIQGAVSLLPGVVRLRGFENDTGETDKNGLPAHSIAMIVDGGDVNAIAQAIALKKTPGAGTYGDTLVKVIDRYGLPKDIRFSRPREVNVAVEITLTAFTGYTTLTGDKIRSAVAAYINQQLIGDNLYLTRLYLPANLPGDEEGQTYDITAIKIGRSAQAVKEENLLVAFNEALSGTTEHLTLVVTT, from the coding sequence ATGCGGCTTATCGAGCCGAACTTATTCAGCCTGGCATTAATCTGTCTCGATACCCTTGGCCTATCGGCGACCGTCACCGACAGCGGCATCACTGCACCTGATTATCAGACGATACTGCAACAGCTCACCGGCTATTTTCGCCAGATTTACGGCCGGGAGTGCTATCTGTCGCCGGACAGCAAGGACGGCCAGATGATAGCGATTTACGCGCTGGCTCTCCACGATGCCAACAACGCGGTTATCGCCGCCTACAACAGCTTTAGCCCCATGACCAGTACCGGCGCGGCCCTGTCTAACACGGTGGCGATTAACGGTATCACCCGGCATGCCTCGGGGTATTCCCAGGCTGATGTCCTGCTGACCGGTCAGGTTGGCACCGTTATTACCCACGGCAGCGTAAGCGACCGCAATGGCCAGACCTGGCGCCTGCCTGAGCGGGTGACTTTCGATACGCACGGTGAGGCCAGAGTGACCGCCGTCTGTACGGCAGCCGGTAATATCACGGCGGCTCCCGGCGATATCAGCGACATAGCGACCCCGACGCGGGGGTGGCAGACGGTGACCAACCCGGCCGCTGCCACACCCGGCAGGCCGGTTGAGCGGGACAGCGCATTACGTGCTCGGCAGAAGAAATCCGTTGCCTTACCGTCGCGCACGGTGCTGGACGGTATTCAGGGCGCGGTCAGTTTACTGCCCGGTGTGGTACGGTTGCGGGGATTTGAAAATGATACGGGCGAGACAGATAAAAACGGCCTGCCAGCGCACTCTATTGCCATGATAGTTGATGGCGGTGATGTCAATGCGATTGCCCAGGCGATAGCGTTGAAAAAAACGCCTGGCGCAGGCACCTATGGCGATACCCTGGTCAAGGTCATCGACCGTTACGGTTTGCCGAAAGATATCCGCTTTTCCCGTCCTCGCGAAGTCAACGTGGCGGTGGAAATAACCCTGACTGCCTTTACCGGCTACACTACGCTAACCGGCGATAAAATCCGCTCAGCGGTGGCGGCCTACATTAACCAGCAGCTGATTGGCGATAATCTTTATCTGACGCGTCTGTATCTGCCGGCCAATCTGCCCGGTGACGAAGAAGGACAGACCTACGACATCACGGCAATAAAAATCGGGCGCTCGGCCCAAGCGGTTAAAGAAGAGAATCTGCTTGTGGCCTTCAATGAGGCGCTCAGCGGCACAACCGAGCATCTCACTTTGGTGGTGACCACATGA
- a CDS encoding DUF2612 domain-containing protein translates to MRDYTDFVTPQHWAAPKFVRHIQLMTRPLQDIAALAGQLNALFSLEGAFGKQLDAIGEWIGLSRYVKTPITGVYFALDTDRVGFDQGSWKRRFDADSGFTELDDETYRAILRAKIRANHWDGTCEMLAAIYQGVIPDRTVNIFFTDNQDMSMDVYLTGGVVPEVIKAVIRQGYLNIKPEGVKLNAYSGSEGDNGIFGFDIRNGYVDGFDTGSWSVKL, encoded by the coding sequence ATGAGGGATTACACCGACTTCGTGACGCCGCAGCATTGGGCGGCGCCAAAGTTTGTGCGCCATATCCAGCTTATGACGCGGCCGCTTCAAGATATCGCCGCGCTGGCGGGCCAGCTTAACGCGCTGTTCAGCCTGGAGGGCGCCTTTGGGAAACAACTGGATGCCATCGGAGAGTGGATAGGGCTATCGCGCTATGTGAAAACACCGATTACCGGGGTGTATTTTGCCCTCGATACTGACCGGGTGGGATTCGACCAGGGCAGCTGGAAAAGGCGCTTTGATGCCGACAGCGGTTTTACCGAGCTGGATGATGAGACCTACCGCGCCATACTGCGGGCCAAAATTCGAGCCAATCACTGGGACGGTACCTGTGAGATGTTGGCGGCTATTTATCAAGGGGTGATACCGGATAGAACGGTGAATATCTTCTTTACCGACAATCAGGATATGTCGATGGACGTCTATCTGACCGGCGGGGTGGTGCCTGAAGTCATCAAGGCGGTAATACGTCAGGGGTATCTCAATATCAAACCAGAAGGGGTGAAGCTCAATGCCTACAGTGGCTCAGAGGGCGACAACGGCATTTTTGGTTTTGATATCCGTAATGGTTATGTGGATGGATTTGATACCGGCAGCTGGTCGGTAAAACTGTAA
- a CDS encoding phage tail protein gives MMAKNEFLPFATADGANVLSAEDYQTLRSRSNGFSAGVARSQELNTVWRQASVIAHVVAQFIADTNNSDVADDGDLDKLQAGLIQALSKNVNNTVPAASLKTAGITQLSSATNSDSETLAAMPKAVKAIVDNLSGGRLLNIQSFTESGIYTPTPGTRKIRVKCWGAGGSGARMSKQSRGSVSGAGGAYAEVLLDATSFSSVSVEVGTGGAASADGVSLDGGDGGGSYFGKHVICGGGKGGLIGKGLAKGGEPAGGNVMMVGGQSGKGEPTLPVF, from the coding sequence ATGATGGCCAAGAATGAATTTTTACCGTTTGCGACGGCAGACGGCGCTAACGTTTTGTCGGCGGAAGACTATCAGACGTTGCGCTCGCGCAGTAATGGCTTTAGCGCGGGTGTCGCCCGTTCGCAGGAGCTCAATACGGTCTGGCGGCAGGCATCGGTGATTGCGCATGTGGTGGCGCAGTTTATTGCCGATACCAATAATAGTGATGTGGCTGACGACGGCGACCTGGATAAACTTCAGGCGGGGTTAATTCAAGCGCTCTCTAAGAATGTCAATAATACCGTGCCAGCCGCATCACTGAAAACGGCGGGTATCACCCAACTCAGCAGCGCCACTAACAGCGACAGTGAGACGCTGGCTGCGATGCCAAAAGCCGTGAAGGCGATAGTCGATAATCTCAGTGGTGGCCGCCTGCTGAATATCCAGTCCTTCACCGAAAGCGGCATCTATACTCCCACGCCGGGGACACGGAAAATCCGCGTGAAATGCTGGGGCGCTGGCGGCAGTGGTGCACGCATGTCCAAACAAAGTCGGGGTTCGGTGTCCGGCGCGGGCGGGGCCTATGCCGAGGTGCTACTGGATGCAACGTCGTTTTCGTCCGTGAGTGTTGAAGTGGGTACGGGCGGAGCCGCATCGGCAGACGGTGTTTCACTGGATGGTGGCGATGGGGGCGGGTCGTATTTTGGCAAGCATGTTATCTGTGGCGGCGGCAAGGGTGGTCTGATTGGCAAAGGGTTAGCCAAAGGCGGTGAACCCGCAGGTGGAAACGTAATGATGGTCGGTGGGCAGTCCGGGAAGGGGGAACCTACGCTTCCGGTTTTTTAA
- a CDS encoding reverse transcriptase domain-containing protein, whose product MQQALLQVLQPLIDPTFSEYSYRFRPGRRGHDAVLASYQYVQDGYRVVVDVDLSKFFDRINHDILIDRLRKHVNDAGVIRLVRAYLNAGIMKGGVVVERAEGTPQGCPLSSLLTNVLLDEVDRELELRGHCFARYADDCNVYVRSEKAGERVMKLLKCRYDKLHLRINTSKSAVASGFGRKFRGYTLWEAPNGEIRRLVSRKALETFKQRIRQLTGRSGGRSISQVIKALRRLCTGLESVFPTSAIGTTLATA is encoded by the coding sequence ATTCAGCAGGCACTGCTCCAGGTGCTGCAACCGCTGATCGATCCCACTTTTAGTGAATACAGCTACAGGTTTCGCCCCGGTCGTCGTGGGCATGACGCTGTTCTTGCATCATATCAGTACGTACAAGATGGCTACCGCGTGGTGGTTGATGTTGATCTATCGAAGTTCTTTGATCGGATTAACCACGACATTCTGATTGATCGTTTAAGGAAGCACGTTAACGACGCTGGAGTGATCCGGCTGGTGCGTGCTTACCTGAACGCAGGAATCATGAAGGGCGGTGTGGTGGTCGAGCGTGCGGAAGGGACGCCGCAAGGCTGCCCCCTCTCGTCTCTGCTGACCAACGTGCTTCTCGACGAAGTGGATCGGGAGCTTGAACTGCGGGGACACTGCTTTGCCCGCTATGCCGATGACTGCAATGTCTATGTGCGCAGTGAGAAGGCTGGCGAGCGAGTGATGAAACTGCTCAAGTGCCGCTACGACAAGCTGCACCTGAGGATCAATACATCGAAAAGTGCGGTTGCAAGCGGCTTTGGCCGCAAGTTTCGGGGTTATACCCTCTGGGAAGCCCCGAACGGCGAGATTAGACGCTTGGTGTCGAGAAAGGCGCTGGAGACGTTCAAGCAAAGGATCAGGCAATTGACTGGTCGATCGGGTGGACGCAGCATAAGCCAGGTAATCAAAGCACTACGCCGGCTATGTACTGGGCTGGAAAGCGTATTTCCAACTAGTGCAATCGGCACGACGCTGGCGACAGCTTGA
- a CDS encoding phage holin family protein, with amino-acid sequence MEKLTTGSAYSWALVTCLLGAFSLIDYRYRLYAGDLPAELDLPA; translated from the coding sequence ATGGAAAAACTTACTACCGGCTCTGCCTACAGCTGGGCCCTTGTCACGTGCCTGCTGGGGGCGTTCTCGCTCATTGATTACCGGTATCGCCTTTACGCTGGTGACCTTCCTGCTGAACTGGATTTACCGGCATAA
- the lysC gene encoding Rz1-like lysis system protein LysC, with product MLLTGCGRTQTRYLPIPPALIPATLLDDCPAPVIPERMIWGGSVILNEKLLLALEMCNQDKAALRQIEAMRK from the coding sequence GTGTTGTTAACCGGCTGCGGGCGTACGCAGACCAGATACCTGCCCATCCCGCCCGCGCTGATACCGGCCACACTGCTCGATGATTGTCCAGCGCCAGTTATCCCGGAGCGCATGATCTGGGGCGGCAGCGTGATACTCAACGAGAAGCTGCTGCTGGCATTGGAGATGTGCAATCAGGATAAAGCGGCGCTGAGGCAGATTGAGGCAATGCGAAAATGA
- a CDS encoding N-acetylmuramoyl-L-alanine amidase → MYLIDYNSYRAVKSFNRRVRFLVMHYTAVNFKGSITVLTGNSVSAHYLVPDPSDKTYTDAGFKDMRVFNLVDENDRAWHAGASDWAGRSNLNDTAIGIETVNLATDNHGEFVFPPFHLQQIDAIIELSKNIVQRYPDITPVNIVGHSDIAPGRKSDPGAAFPWKELYQAGIGAWPDADTVEKYTVKFISQGVPERSAIINLLNKYGYSVKAANTADGFKQLIRAFQLHFRQENYDGVLDTETAAILAALCEKYKNIKS, encoded by the coding sequence ATGTATCTGATTGATTACAATTCATACCGTGCTGTAAAAAGCTTTAACCGTCGCGTACGTTTCCTAGTAATGCACTATACCGCGGTCAATTTTAAAGGCTCAATCACCGTGCTTACCGGCAATTCGGTCAGCGCGCATTACCTTGTCCCCGACCCGTCGGATAAAACCTACACCGACGCAGGGTTCAAGGATATGCGGGTATTTAACCTGGTGGATGAAAACGATAGGGCTTGGCATGCTGGGGCAAGTGACTGGGCGGGACGTAGCAATCTCAATGATACTGCCATCGGCATTGAAACGGTTAATTTGGCGACTGACAACCATGGCGAATTTGTTTTTCCTCCTTTCCATCTGCAGCAGATAGACGCCATCATTGAGTTGTCGAAAAACATCGTGCAACGCTACCCGGATATCACTCCGGTTAATATTGTCGGACATTCAGACATTGCACCGGGTCGAAAAAGCGATCCGGGCGCTGCTTTCCCCTGGAAAGAGCTTTACCAGGCGGGCATTGGTGCATGGCCGGATGCAGATACCGTTGAGAAATACACGGTTAAGTTCATCTCACAGGGGGTACCTGAACGTAGCGCCATTATCAATCTACTGAATAAATACGGCTATTCTGTCAAAGCTGCCAATACAGCGGACGGTTTTAAGCAATTAATCAGGGCATTCCAGCTGCATTTCCGCCAAGAAAATTATGATGGCGTTCTGGATACGGAAACTGCGGCGATACTAGCTGCGTTATGCGAAAAGTACAAAAACATTAAAAGCTAA
- a CDS encoding phage holin family protein — protein MRNNPDNSNGKTYYRLCLHLGPCHVLLGAFSLSEWALITGIACTLATFLLNWIYRHKEYRFRTKRDQ, from the coding sequence GTGCGTAATAACCCCGATAACTCCAATGGAAAAACTTACTACCGGCTCTGCCTACATCTGGGCCCTTGTCACGTCCTGCTAGGTGCGTTCTCGCTCAGTGAATGGGCATTGATTACCGGTATCGCCTGTACGCTGGCTACCTTTTTGCTGAACTGGATTTACCGGCATAAGGAATACCGTTTTAGGACGAAGCGCGACCAATGA
- a CDS encoding bacteriophage antitermination protein Q, with protein MNIEWVRGRVRDALADFRNVRNGQLGNLAERTRVEMSQS; from the coding sequence ATGAACATTGAGTGGGTGCGGGGTCGTGTCAGAGATGCGTTGGCAGATTTTCGCAACGTCAGGAACGGGCAGTTGGGCAATCTGGCGGAGCGGACGCGGGTAGAGATGTCACAATCGTAA
- a CDS encoding helix-turn-helix domain-containing protein, giving the protein MNLGTEKLKRNINSLMSNKQVKSVAELSRRIGMPQPTLHRMLNGEVKSPRLAVVQNIAKFFNVEANDLLYKDLTLKDNHQPYR; this is encoded by the coding sequence ATGAACTTAGGGACAGAAAAATTAAAAAGAAATATCAATAGCTTAATGTCTAATAAGCAAGTAAAAAGTGTTGCTGAATTATCACGGCGAATAGGGATGCCTCAGCCTACATTGCATCGGATGCTGAATGGTGAAGTCAAAAGTCCTCGGTTGGCAGTGGTCCAAAACATTGCAAAATTTTTCAATGTAGAGGCTAATGATTTGTTATATAAGGATTTAACTCTCAAGGATAATCATCAACCATATCGTTAA